In Glycine max cultivar Williams 82 chromosome 7, Glycine_max_v4.0, whole genome shotgun sequence, a single window of DNA contains:
- the LOC121175151 gene encoding slit homolog 2 protein isoform X1, translated as MDNFCPCFFVSLFTCDVSATSSTQLMSNQTQDDLLNICDFVYCGKGTCQLSSAELLGFTCDCESGWKKPNIGSIELPPCSFPNCTVNFNCGNGSPAPPSSPPTQVSDPCLLNFCGDGNCVSHHGFDFRCQCNEGSENLLNDPKLFCFKKCTFGGDCNGFDLGFSSETPPPPATSGTASPGTTASSGETLSCTGELHMLAMTILALIFQIYLDLKGT; from the exons ATGGATAATTTTTGCCCTTGCTTCTTTGTATCCCTCTTCACTTGTGATGTCTCTGCTACTAGTTCCACACAGTTAATGTCCAACCAAACACAAG acgatttattaaatatatgtgaTTTTGTATATTGTGGGAAAGGAACATGCCAACTTTCTTCCGCTGAATTGCTCGGTTTCACATGCGATTGTGAATCTGGTTGGAAGAAGCCTAACATTGGTTCTATCGAATTACCGCCATGCAGTTTTCCTAACT GTACTGTTAATTTCAATTGTGGTAATGGATCTCCGGCACCCCCTTCTTCTCCACCTACACAAGTGTCTGACC CTTGCTTGTTGAATTTCTGTGGGGATGGAAACTGTGTGAGTCATCATGGCTTTGATTTTAGGTGTCAATGCAATGAAGGCTCAGAAAATCTACTTAACGATCCAAAGTTGTTTTGCTTTAAGAAAT GCACTTTCGGTGGAGATTGCAATGGTTTTGATCTTGGGTTCAGCTCCGAAACTCCGCCACCCCCAGCAACATCTGGAACTGCCTCTCCTGGAACTACTGCAA GTTCAGGTGAAACCCTGAGTTGTACAGGGGAGCTTCATATGCTAGCTATGACGATATTAGCATTAATATTTCAAATCTATCTGGACTTAAAGGGAACATGA
- the LOC100787634 gene encoding katanin p60 ATPase-containing subunit A1, with product MVGGSLAGLQEHLKLARDYALEGLYDTSIIFFDGALAQINKHLSTVQDPLIRAKWMNVKKSLSEETEVVKQLDAERRAFKDNPIGRRPASPPISVKSSSSFVFQPLDEYPTSSSGSGPVDDPDVWRPPSRDTTSRRPARPGQVGARKSAQDGAWARGATTRSGAAGRGAKAGATGRVNSGTRASTTGKKGGAASGKASKTDAAAAAVTNGDAEDGKSKKPQYEGPDPELAAMLERDVLETSPGVRWDDVAGLTEAKRLLEEAVVLPLWMPEYFQGIRRPWKGVLMFGPPGTGKTLLAKAVATECGTTFFNVSSATLASKWRGESERMVRCLFDLARAYAPSTIFIDEIDSLCNSRGASGEHESSRRVKSELLVQVDGVSNSATNEDGSRKIVMVLAATNFPWDIDEALRRRLEKRIYIPLPNFESRKELIRINLKTVEVAPDVNIDEVARRTEGYSGDDLTNVCRDASLNGMRRKIAGKTRDEIKNMSKDEISKDPVAMCDFEEALGKVQRSVSQADIERHEKWFTEFGSA from the exons gCACCTAAGCACTGTCCAAGACCCTTTAATCCGCGCGAAATGGATGAACGTAAAGAAATCACTTTCGGAGGAAACAGAAGTGGTAAAGCAGCTAGATGCAGAGAGAAGGGCTTTCAAAGACAACCCCATTGGCAGACGCCCTGCTTCGCCTCCCATTTCGGTGAAGTCATCATCGTCTTTCGTTTTTCAGCCGTTGGATGAGTACCCCACTTCATCCAGCGGTTCTGGTCCCGTTGATGATCCTGATGTGTGGCGGCCGCCCAGCAGGGACACCACCAGCCGGAGACCGGCGCGGCCCGGTCAAGTGGGTGCTCGGAAATCGGCCCAAGACGGGGCTTGGGCGCGTGGCGCTACAACCAGAAGTGGTGCCGCTGGGCGTGGTGCTAAGGCCGGTGCTACCGGTAGGGTTAACTCCGGGACTCGAGCTTCGACTACCGGAAAGAAGGGTGGCGCTGCTTCTGGAAAGGCTAGCAAGACGGATGCCGCTGCTGCAGCTGTAACT AATGGCGATGCTGAAGATGGTAAGTCAAAGAAGCCTCAATATGAAGGTCCTGATCCAGAATTGGCTGCAATGCTTGAAAGGGACGTGTTAGAAACCTCTCCTGGAGTTAGATGGGATGATGTTGCAGGGCTTACTGAAGCAAAAAGGCTTCTAGAAGAAGCTGTCGTTCTTCCTTTGTGGATGCCTGAATATTTCCAG GGAATCAGGAGACCGTGGAAAGGTGTTCTCATGTTTGGACCTCCAGGAACTGGGAAGACACTTCTTGCTAAAGCAGTTGCTACTGAATGTGGGACCACTTTCTTTAATGTATCTTCTGCTACTTTAGCTTCTAAATGGCGTGGGGAGAGTGAGCGCATGGTGAGGTGTTTGTTTGATCTTGCAAGAGCATATGCACCAAGCACAatattcattgatgaaattgatTCTCTATGCAATTCTAGGGG GGCTTCTGGTGAGCATGAATCGTCCAGAAGGGTGAAGTCTGAACTTCTAGTTCAGGTTGATGGTGTAAGCAATAGTGCCACAAATGAAGATGGTAGCCGTAAAATAGTAATGGTTTTGGCAGCTACTAACTTCCCTTGGGATATTGATGAGGCACTAag GAGAAGGCTGGAAAAGCGTATATATATCCCTCTTCCAAATTTTGAGAGTCGTAAAGAGCTGATCCGAATCAATTTGAAGACTGTTGAG GTGGCACCTGATGTCAATATAGACGAAGTGGCTCGCCGGACAGAGGGATATAGTGGAGATGATTTGACAAATGTCTGTCGCGATGCTTCCTTGAATGGTATGAGGCGCAAGATAGCAGGAAAGACTCGTGATGAAATCAAGAACATGTCCAAGGATGAGATTTCAAAGGATCCTGTTGCCATGTGTGATTTTGAAGAAGCTTTGGGAAAGGTCCAACGAAGTGTTTCTCAGGCTGACATTGAACGCCATGAGAAGTGGTTTACCGAGTTTGGATCAGCATAA
- the LOC100795921 gene encoding gibberellin 3-beta-dioxygenase 1, translating to MPSLSEAFRGHPVYLHHKHSDFNSLQELPDSYSWTQPHDHHLPNYPSNNKTKIFVPVIDLNHPNAPNLIGHACKTWGVFQVVNHDIPMSLFSDIQRASLALFSLPLHQKLKAARSPDGVSGYGRARISSFFPKLMWSECFTILDSPLDLFLKLWPQDYAKYCDIVVEYEAAMKKLAAKLMCLMLASLGITKEDTKWAGPKGEFNGACAALHLNSYPSCPDPDRAMGLAAHTDSTLLTILHQNNVNGLQVLKEGEGWVAVPPLHGGLVINVGDLLHILSNGLYPSVLHRVRVNRTQQRFSVAYLYGPPANVQISPHVKLVGPTRPALYRPVTWNEYLGTKANLFNKALSAVRLSASINGLFDINEDQNNDFQVGFNLDI from the exons ATGCCTTCTCTCTCCGAAGCCTTTAGAGGTCACCCCGTGTACCTTCATCACAAACACTCCGACTTCAACTCACTTCAAGAACTCCCTGACTCTTACTCTTGGACACAACCCCATGATCACCATCTCCCAAATTACCCTTCCAACAATAAGACCAAGATCTTTGTCCCCGTAATCGATTTGAACCACCCAAATGCTCCAAACCTCATAGGCCATGCATGCAAAACATGGGGTGTGTTCCAAGTGGTGAACCATGACATCCCCATGAGCCTCTTCAGTGACATTCAGAGGGCTAGTCTTGCGTTATTCTCCCTTCCCCTTCACCAGAAGCTCAAAGCAGCTCGCTCCCCCGACGGCGTCTCCGGCTATGGCCGCGCTCGCATCTCCTCCTTCTTCCCCAAGCTCATGTGGTCTGAGTGCTTCACAATTCTCGATTCCCCTCTTGATCTTTTCCTCAAACTCTGGCCACAAGACTATGCTAAATACTG TGATATTGTCGTGGAATATGAAGCAGCCATGAAAAAGCTAGCAGCGAAATTAATGTGCCTCATGTTGGCTTCCCTTGGAATTACAAAGGAAGACACTAAATGGGCTGGGCCAAAAGGAGAATTCAATGGGGCTTGTGCGGCCTTGCACTTGAATTCTTACCCGAGTTGCCCGGATCCGGATCGAGCCATGGGTCTGGCCGCACACACCGACTCCACTCTCCTCACAATCCTACACCAAAACAATGTCAATGGGCTTCAAGTTCTCAAGGAAGGAGAAGGGTGGGTGGCAGTGCCGCCGCTTCACGGAGGGCTCGTGATTAACGTTGGCGATCTGCTCCACATTTTGTCAAACGGGTTGTACCCGAGTGTGCTCCATCGGGTTCGGGTGAACCGAACCCAACAGCGGTTCTCGGTTGCTTATCTATATGGGCCCCCAGCAAACGTCCAAATCAGTCCACATGTCAAGTTGGTGGGCCCAACAAGGCCCGCTCTTTATCGACCAGTGACTTGGAACGAGTACCTTGGCACCAAAGCAAACCTTTTTAATAAGGCTCTTTCAGCGGTTAGGCTTTCTGCGTCTATTAACGGTTTGTTTGATATAAACGAGGATCAGAATAACGACTTTCAAGTGGGCTTCAATCTAGATATTTAG
- the LOC121175151 gene encoding uncharacterized protein isoform X2: protein MDNFCPCFFVSLFTCDVSATSSTQLMSNQTQDDLLNICDFVYCGKGTCQLSSAELLGFTCDCESGWKKPNIGSIELPPCSFPNCTVNFNCGNGSPAPPSSPPTQVSDRTFGGDCNGFDLGFSSETPPPPATSGTASPGTTASSGETLSCTGELHMLAMTILALIFQIYLDLKGT from the exons ATGGATAATTTTTGCCCTTGCTTCTTTGTATCCCTCTTCACTTGTGATGTCTCTGCTACTAGTTCCACACAGTTAATGTCCAACCAAACACAAG acgatttattaaatatatgtgaTTTTGTATATTGTGGGAAAGGAACATGCCAACTTTCTTCCGCTGAATTGCTCGGTTTCACATGCGATTGTGAATCTGGTTGGAAGAAGCCTAACATTGGTTCTATCGAATTACCGCCATGCAGTTTTCCTAACT GTACTGTTAATTTCAATTGTGGTAATGGATCTCCGGCACCCCCTTCTTCTCCACCTACACAAGTGTCTGACC GCACTTTCGGTGGAGATTGCAATGGTTTTGATCTTGGGTTCAGCTCCGAAACTCCGCCACCCCCAGCAACATCTGGAACTGCCTCTCCTGGAACTACTGCAA GTTCAGGTGAAACCCTGAGTTGTACAGGGGAGCTTCATATGCTAGCTATGACGATATTAGCATTAATATTTCAAATCTATCTGGACTTAAAGGGAACATGA
- the LOC100784444 gene encoding probable 2-oxoglutarate-dependent dioxygenase AOP1, giving the protein MGSEATLKLPVIDFTNLKLEANNPNWEAIKSQVHKALVDYGCFEAIFEKVPLELRKAIFAALQELFDLPLQTKILNVSKKPYHGYVGQYPMVPLFESMGIDDANVYENVESMTNIMWPHGNPSFSKTIQSFSEQLSELDQIIRKMILESLGVEKYLEEHMNSTNYLLRVMKYKGPQTSDTKVGLTTHSDKNIVTILYQNEVEGLEVMTKDGKWISYRPSPDSFVVMIGDSLHAWSNGRLHSPFHRVMMSGNEARYSAGLFSIPKGGNIIKAPEELVDEEHPLLFKPFDHVEFLKYYYTEKGQRDQFALRTYCGV; this is encoded by the exons atggGTTCAGAAGCCACTCTAAAGCTTCCGGTCATCGACTTCACTAACCTCAAATTGGAAGCCAACAATCCTAATTGGGAGGCAATAAAATCCCAAGTCCACAAGGCACTAGTAGATTATGGTTGCTTTGAAgcaatttttgaaaaagttcCTTTAGAACTTCGCAAAGCCATATTTGCTGCACTACAAGAGCTCTTTGATCTCCCTCTACAAACAAAGATACTCAATGTGTCTAAGAAGCCTTATCATGGTTATGTTGGGCAATATCCTATGGTCCCACTTTTTGAAAGTATGGGCATTGATGATGCAAATGTCTATGAAAATGTAGAAAGCATGACAAACATCATGTGGCCTCATGGAAACCCAAGTTTTAG CAAAACTATACAATCCTTCTCTGAGCAGCTATCAGAGTTGGATCAGATTATCAGGAAGATGATTTTGGAGAGTTTGGGTGTTGAAAAGTACTTGGAGGAGCACATGAACTCAACCAATTATCTTCTCCGGGTTATGAAATACAAAGGCCCTCAAACCAGTGACACAAAGGTTGGCCTCACAACACACTCAGACAAGAACATAGTGACCATATTGTACCAAAATGAAGTGGAGGGTTTAGAGGTGATGACCAAAGATGGAAAATGGATTAGCTACAGGCCTTCCCCTGACAGTTTCGTTGTCATGATTGGTGACTCTCTCCAT GCATGGTCAAACGGAAGGCTGCATTCACCCTTTCACCGAGTGATGATGAGTGGGAATGAGGCAAGATACTCTGCAGGGCTGTTCTCTATCCCCAAAGGAGGGAACATTATAAAAGCCCCAGAGGAGCTTGTGGATGAGGAACACCCTCTGCTCTTTAAGCCTTTTGATCATGTTGAGTTTCTCAAGTATTATTACACTGAAAAAGGCCAGAGAGATCAATTTGCACTGCGCACTTATTGTGGTGTTTGA